The nucleotide sequence GGCTCGCCTACGGCCTGCAAGACGTCATGCAGCAGCGGCGGATGATCGACCAGTCCGAGGGCGACGCCCAGCACCGCCGCGCTCTCTCCGCCCACCTCGACGCGATGCTCGCCCTCTGCGAGACCGTCGAGTGCCGCCGGGTGCAGCTGCTCGCGTACTTCGGTCAGCAGTCGACCGCCTGCGGCAACTGCGACACCTGCCTGAACCCGCCATCGTCGATCGACGGCACCATCCCCGCACAGAAGCTCCTGTCGACCATCGTGCGGCTGAAGCGCGAGCGCAATCAGCAGTTCGGCGCCGGCCACCTCATCGACATCCTGCTCGGCAAGCGCACCGACCGCGTCGCGTCGAACGGCCACGACGCCCTGACCACGTTCGGCATCGGCGGCGACCTCAGCGACGTCGAGTGGCGCGGCGTCGTGCGGCAGCTGCTCGCGCAGGGCCTCCTCGCCGTGTCGCCCGACGGCTTCGGCACGCTCCTGCTCACCGAGGCCTCGAGCGAGGTGCTCTCGGGTGCTCGCCCTGTGCGGCTCCGCAAAGAGCCCGAGCGCGTGCGGGCTTCCCGATCGGGGCGGTCCGGTCGCGGTTCCGGGCGGGCCCAGGCCGCAGGAGCAGCGGCAGCCGCCGCCGACCTCCCCACCGACGCGCAGCCGCTGTTCGAGGCGCTCCGCTCCTGGCGCGCTGCCACGGCGAGGGCGGCCGGAGTACCGGCCTACGTCGTCTTCGGCGACGTCACCCTCAAGGGCATCGCCGCCACACGCCCGTCGACCCTCATGCAGCTCTCGGCGATCTCCGGCGTCGGGCAGAAGAAGCTCGACACGTACGGCGCCGAGGTGCTCGAGGTCGTTGCCCGCGAGGGCGGCGGTACCGATGGCTCGACCCGCGCCGCCGCCGAAGGGCCAGTCGCCACCGGCGGCCCCGTCACCTCGTTCGACGAGCCTCCCCGAGACATGGCGCCGCTCGACACTGTGCCGTTCGATGACGGGGGCCCGTTCGACGAGCCTCCGTACGACCCGTACGACGAGTCCGTGCCGCCGGAGGAGTGGCGGTGAGCGTCTCGCGGGCCGAGGAGGCTTTCAGCGCCGAGGGGGCATCGGCCACGGGCGGGTCTGCGGCTGCTCCTGCGCCCGAATCGGTCTGGACGACGGCCGACAGCCCCCTCGCACGGCCCCTGATCGACGACCTCGCCCGCGACTACGACGCCCGGTACGAGCCGAACGACGGCATCCCCTCGTCGGCCGAGCTCTCGCGCTACCCCGCGGAGCTGTTCGACGAGGCGCACGGCGGGGCGTTCCTGATTCTCCGGCAGGGCGGGGAGGCCGTCGCCGGCGGCGCGTTCATGCGCGAGTCGCCCGACGACGGCGAGATCGCCGAGATGAAGCGCGTGTGGACCCACCCCGACCACCGTCGGCGCGGACTGGCGCGAAGGGTCATGGCCGAGATCGAAGACGAGGCGCGGCGCCGCGGGTACACCACGGCGCACCTCACCACGGGCGCCCGGCAGCCCGAGGCCCTCGGGCTCTACCTCGCGCTCGGGTACGAGCCGCTTTTCGACGTCGACGGCGACCTCGAGGCGATCAGCTACCTCCGCTTCACGAAGCCGCTGTAGGCGGTCGGCCCGCCAACCGCGAAACCCCACGACTTTCGAATCGCATGCGACACGAGAACCCAGAAGGAGACGACAGATGAAGGTGGCAGTCCTCGGACTCGGGATCATGGGCAACGGCGTGGCCCGCACGCTGCTCCGCGACGGCTTCGACGTCGCGGTCTGGAACCGCACGGCCGAGAAGGCCGCTCCGCTCGCCGACGCGGGCGCAACGGTCGCGGCGACGGCGGCCGACGCCGTCGAGGGCGCCGACGTGATCCTGTCGATCGTGTTCGACGCCGACTCCGTGCTTGCCGTCCTCGACGAGGCTGGGCCGACCGTGCCCGCGAACGCCGTCTGGGCGCAGTGCTCCACCATCGGCCTCGACGGCACGAAGGCGGTCGACGCGAAGGCGCAGGAACTGGGTGTCACCCTCGTTGAGGCCATGATGCTGGGCACGAAGACCCCGGCCGAGACCGGGAAGCTCGTCATGCTCGCCGCCGGCGACGCGAAGGCGATCGAGATCGTGCAGCCCGTGCTCGACTCGATGGGCCAGAAGACCGTCGTCGCGGGCCCCTCGATCGGCGACGCCTCGGCGCTCAAGCTCGCCGCCAATGCGTGGATCGCCACGATCACCGCCGGCACCGCGCAGTCACTCGCGCTCGCCGGCGCGCTCGGGCTCGACGCGAACCTCTTCCTCGACGCGATCTCGGGCGGCGCGTCCGACAGCCCGTACGCCCACGTGAAGGGCGCGTCGATGCTCTCCGGCGACTGGCCCGCCTCGTTCGCGCTGGACGGGCTGCGGAAGGACATCGGGCTCGCGGGCGACGCGGCTCGAGGCTCCGGAGTCGACACGACGTTCCTCGACGCCATCGACGCGGTCTACGCGCGGGCGTCGGCCAAGGGCCACGGCGGCGACGACATCGCGAGCGTCTACGCGGGGTTCCGCGACTAGAGACCCGACCGCCGGCGAGCCGCCCGCGCCGCCGCTTGCCGCCCACACACGCGCCGCCCGCGCGAAGCCCGCGCATTTGTTGTTAATCACAACAATTGGTCTTCCGCAGGGGCCGGGCGTCATGGCAGAGTGCTCCCATGACGTTCACCGCCGAACACGAGTTGAACTGGGCCGGTACCTACGCGTACGGCGCGACTCGCATCCTGAACCCGACCAGCATCCCCGAGCTTCAAGATCTGGTGGCCCACCAGCCCAAGATTCGCTCGCTCGGCACCCGCCACTCGTTCAACCCCGTGGCCGACGGGCCCGGAGTGCTCGTCACCACGCTCGGCCTGCCCGGCGAGGTCGTCATCGCCGACGACCGCCGCTCCGCCGTCGTGTCGTCGGGCCTCCGCTACGCCGACGTGGCGACGGAGCTCGAGGCGGCCGGCCTGGCCCTCCACAATATGGGGTCGCTGCCGCATATCTCGGTCGGCGGTGCCACCGCCACGGGGACGCACGGATCCGGCGTCGGCAACGGCTCGCTCAGCACCGCCGTGCGGGGGATCGAGTTCGTGGGCGCCGACGGGGAGCTCCGGTGGGTGCGGCGTGGGGATCCTGAGTTCGACGGAAGCGTGATCCACCTCGGCGTTCTCGGGCCGGCGACGCGCCTCGAGCTCGACGTGCAGCCCAGCTACCGCGTGCGACAGGACGTCTACCTCGGCGTGCCGTGGGAAGCCGTCGACGGCCCGAAGCTGCGCGAGGTCATGGGGCTCGGCTACAGCGTCAGCCTCTTCATGAACTGGGGCGACGACATCACGCAGATGTGGGTGAAGTCGCGGATCCCCGACAACGAGGCCGACATCGAGGTGCCCGACGAGTACTTCGGCGCGCCGCACCACTCCGAGCGCGCGTCGTTCATCGGCAAGGAGGACAACACCACGCCCATGGATGGCTCCGTCGGCCCGTGGTCGACGCGCCTGCCGCACTTCAAGATCGAGTCGACGCCCTCGAACGGCGACGAGATCCAGGCCGAGTTCTTCGTGCCGCTCGACCGCGGGTCGGAGGCGCTCGCCGCCGTGCGCACGCTGTCCGCCCGGATCCGGCCGCTGCTGCTCGTGACCGAGCTGCGGGCGATCGCCGCCGACGACTACTGGCTGAGCGAGACGCAGGGTCAGGACTCCCTCGCGATCCACTTCACCTTCGGCAAGCACCCCGACGAGGTCGAGGCGCTTCTGCCGCAGATCGAGGGCGTGCTCGAGCCCTTCACGTCGCGCCCGCACTGGGGCAAGGTGTCGTCGCTCACCCCCGAGCAGTACCGCGCGCGCTACTCGCGGATGCCCGAGTTCCGCGCGCTGGCCGAGAAGCACGACCCGGCCGCGAAGTTCGGCGGCGGCTTCGTCGACGCGATCCTCGAGCGCTAGCCCCGCTGCTCGCCCCTCCTCATCCCAAAAACGACTCTCCCGGCCATATTTCCGGTCGGGAGAGTCGTTTTTGGGAGGGGTAGAAGCACAACCAGGGCGCAGGATCAGGCGGGCTGCTCCTCGAGCATCGCGTCCGCGCGCTCCGGCGAGCCCTCGGCGAGGCCGGCCGCGATCGACCGACGCGACGCCGCCCACATCACGATCCCGGCGACGAGGACGAGCCCCTCGCTGACAGTCAGCGCCCAGATGATGCCGTCGAGGCCGAACCAGAGG is from Frondihabitans australicus and encodes:
- the recQ gene encoding DNA helicase RecQ, with the protein product MTTALDLDQRPPGRAPLDVLHDVFGYESFRGSQAAIIDQLVSGGDALVLMPTGGGKSLCYQVPALVRDGVGIVVSPLIALMQDQVDALEAVGVRAAFLNSTQDAMARREVEQAFREGDIDLLYLAPERLRLESTKQLLDSGRIALFAIDEAHCVAQWGHDFRPDYLELSVLHERWPQVPRIALTATATEATHREISARLGLDDAAHFVADFDRPNIQYRIEAKDSPLQQLLRLIQTEHPGDAGIVYCLSRNSVEKTAQSLVDRGIDALPYHAGLDAATRQRNQSRFLREDGIVMVATVAFGMGIDKPDVRFVAHLDLPKSVEGYYQETGRAGRDGLPSTAWLAYGLQDVMQQRRMIDQSEGDAQHRRALSAHLDAMLALCETVECRRVQLLAYFGQQSTACGNCDTCLNPPSSIDGTIPAQKLLSTIVRLKRERNQQFGAGHLIDILLGKRTDRVASNGHDALTTFGIGGDLSDVEWRGVVRQLLAQGLLAVSPDGFGTLLLTEASSEVLSGARPVRLRKEPERVRASRSGRSGRGSGRAQAAGAAAAAADLPTDAQPLFEALRSWRAATARAAGVPAYVVFGDVTLKGIAATRPSTLMQLSAISGVGQKKLDTYGAEVLEVVAREGGGTDGSTRAAAEGPVATGGPVTSFDEPPRDMAPLDTVPFDDGGPFDEPPYDPYDESVPPEEWR
- a CDS encoding FAD-binding protein, whose translation is MTFTAEHELNWAGTYAYGATRILNPTSIPELQDLVAHQPKIRSLGTRHSFNPVADGPGVLVTTLGLPGEVVIADDRRSAVVSSGLRYADVATELEAAGLALHNMGSLPHISVGGATATGTHGSGVGNGSLSTAVRGIEFVGADGELRWVRRGDPEFDGSVIHLGVLGPATRLELDVQPSYRVRQDVYLGVPWEAVDGPKLREVMGLGYSVSLFMNWGDDITQMWVKSRIPDNEADIEVPDEYFGAPHHSERASFIGKEDNTTPMDGSVGPWSTRLPHFKIESTPSNGDEIQAEFFVPLDRGSEALAAVRTLSARIRPLLLVTELRAIAADDYWLSETQGQDSLAIHFTFGKHPDEVEALLPQIEGVLEPFTSRPHWGKVSSLTPEQYRARYSRMPEFRALAEKHDPAAKFGGGFVDAILER
- a CDS encoding GNAT family N-acetyltransferase, yielding MSVSRAEEAFSAEGASATGGSAAAPAPESVWTTADSPLARPLIDDLARDYDARYEPNDGIPSSAELSRYPAELFDEAHGGAFLILRQGGEAVAGGAFMRESPDDGEIAEMKRVWTHPDHRRRGLARRVMAEIEDEARRRGYTTAHLTTGARQPEALGLYLALGYEPLFDVDGDLEAISYLRFTKPL